A stretch of the Symmachiella macrocystis genome encodes the following:
- the galT gene encoding galactose-1-phosphate uridylyltransferase: protein MSEIRKDPIVDRWVIVATERAAKPVELVQQARTQALQTCPFCEGHEDETTPEILAYRQTPAATNGRGWHVRVIPNKYPAVTAQGNSATAGSGFYHQVRGVGSHEVVIECPQHDTNLAELSTKQVGDVLTVYRDRLRGLASDERLAYALVFKNYGALAGASMEHCHSQILATPNVPLLVAEELAGSVQHHSRSGVCPYCALLAEELEVGSRVVLETTRFVVICPFASRFPFEMWVLPRTHASHFEEQDETELTELAAILKSALRRLGAVLNDPAYNYYLHTAPLRTTTMPHFHWHLEVFPRLAQLAGFEHGSGMFINPIRPEHAAELLRAALD from the coding sequence ATGTCTGAAATTCGTAAAGATCCAATTGTCGACCGTTGGGTGATCGTGGCGACGGAGCGGGCGGCGAAGCCTGTCGAGTTGGTCCAACAGGCGCGGACGCAAGCCCTGCAGACATGTCCGTTTTGCGAAGGGCATGAAGACGAAACGACACCAGAGATTCTAGCCTATCGCCAAACGCCCGCAGCCACCAATGGCCGCGGTTGGCACGTGCGAGTGATCCCCAACAAATACCCGGCTGTCACCGCTCAAGGAAACTCTGCAACGGCGGGTAGCGGTTTTTATCATCAAGTGCGCGGCGTCGGTTCCCACGAGGTGGTCATTGAATGCCCCCAGCACGACACCAACCTTGCCGAACTCTCGACGAAGCAGGTCGGCGATGTGCTGACCGTTTATCGCGACCGTTTACGCGGCTTAGCCAGTGACGAGCGGCTTGCCTATGCGTTGGTCTTTAAGAATTACGGCGCACTGGCCGGGGCATCGATGGAGCATTGCCATTCGCAGATTCTGGCGACCCCCAATGTGCCGCTGCTTGTGGCGGAAGAATTGGCCGGCAGTGTCCAACACCACAGTCGTAGCGGCGTCTGTCCCTATTGCGCGCTATTGGCTGAGGAACTTGAAGTCGGGAGTCGTGTCGTCCTGGAAACCACACGGTTTGTGGTGATCTGCCCGTTTGCCTCACGGTTTCCGTTTGAGATGTGGGTACTGCCGCGGACGCACGCCAGCCACTTCGAGGAGCAAGACGAAACGGAGTTGACGGAGTTGGCGGCGATCTTGAAGTCGGCACTCCGCCGGCTGGGTGCTGTGTTGAATGACCCGGCCTATAACTATTACTTACACACCGCCCCACTCCGCACGACAACGATGCCGCACTTTCACTGGCATCTGGAAGTCTTCCCACGCCTGGCGCAGTTGGCGGGATTCGAACATGGCAGCGGTATGTTCATCAATCCGATCCGTCCCGAACATGCGGCTGAGTTGTTGCGAGCAGCACTGGATTAA
- a CDS encoding alpha-amylase/4-alpha-glucanotransferase domain-containing protein produces MSGPLRLVLALHNHQPIGNFDGVFEAAFNDSYAPFLEVLRDYPDLPIALHTSGSLLEWLVEAHPEYIDNVRMLVERGQVEILGGPFYEPILACIPRRDRIGQIRAYTQYLENLFGQTVRGMWVPERVWEQSFAGDLTEAGMEYTLLDDYHFRGAGLEADQLHNFYLSEDEGRLLKIFPGSERLRYTIPFSEPHETIDYLRQVAERHPGSAIVFGDDGEKFGTWPGTKDHVYENGWLRRFFDALRENADWLKVSTLAEVVDEVPPAGSIYLPDASYREMTEWALPTERQIVLSRMTHAKESDPDWPQIKQFLRGGFWRNFRVKYPESNEMYARMLLVSNRLDELAASPQGEERRDLLAQARTFLYRAQCNCSYWHGAFGGLYLPHLRNAVYTNLIAADNVLDKVAGRTGAWVTIDADDYDLNARKEIRIAGDKLIGFVAPNDGGHLYELDIRSIRHNLLATLDRRPEPYHDKVRAAGDQQHQQSEVASIHDMVAFKQPDLDKKIQYDTWTHKSLVDHFFQPGLTWEQAQNGVGEMGDFVSGVYETMLRRSPEQVQARMWRLGRMGQYEVKITKTISLDVHDAGQLDVLYELENLPADLPIHFGVEFNFAGMAGGAPDRFYYDADGAQLGQLDSVQDLHDCGRIGLVDEWLGMDVTLETSQPSSLWAFPIQTISQSESGFEMVHQSSAVIPRWEILNPPGGCWSVKLSMNVDTSAAQARMLKEAALTS; encoded by the coding sequence ATGAGTGGTCCACTTCGGCTCGTACTCGCCCTGCACAATCACCAGCCGATCGGCAATTTCGACGGTGTCTTCGAGGCGGCATTCAACGACAGTTATGCTCCCTTTCTTGAGGTCCTCCGCGACTATCCTGATCTGCCGATTGCGCTGCACACCTCCGGCAGTCTGCTGGAATGGTTGGTCGAAGCGCATCCTGAATACATCGACAACGTGCGGATGCTGGTCGAGCGAGGACAAGTCGAGATCCTGGGCGGACCGTTTTACGAACCAATTCTCGCCTGCATTCCTCGCCGCGACCGCATCGGACAGATTCGCGCTTACACGCAATATCTGGAAAACCTGTTTGGACAAACGGTCCGCGGCATGTGGGTCCCTGAACGGGTATGGGAACAATCCTTCGCCGGCGACCTGACCGAAGCGGGGATGGAATACACGCTGCTGGATGATTACCACTTCCGCGGCGCCGGACTAGAAGCGGACCAGTTGCACAACTTTTATCTCAGTGAAGATGAAGGCCGACTGCTGAAGATTTTCCCCGGCAGCGAACGTTTGCGGTACACGATTCCCTTTAGCGAACCCCATGAAACGATTGACTACCTGCGGCAAGTCGCCGAGCGGCATCCGGGGAGTGCGATTGTCTTCGGCGACGATGGCGAAAAATTCGGCACTTGGCCCGGTACAAAGGACCATGTCTACGAAAACGGTTGGCTGCGACGGTTCTTCGATGCGTTGCGGGAAAACGCCGATTGGCTCAAAGTCTCCACGTTGGCCGAAGTGGTCGACGAAGTGCCGCCTGCGGGCAGCATCTATTTGCCCGACGCCAGTTATCGCGAGATGACCGAATGGGCGCTGCCGACCGAACGACAAATTGTGTTGTCACGTATGACGCACGCCAAGGAATCAGATCCGGATTGGCCACAAATCAAACAGTTTCTCCGCGGCGGCTTTTGGCGCAACTTCCGTGTGAAGTATCCCGAGAGCAACGAAATGTACGCACGGATGCTGTTGGTCAGCAACCGCCTGGACGAACTGGCAGCCAGCCCCCAAGGGGAAGAGCGCCGCGATCTGCTGGCGCAAGCCCGCACATTTCTGTATCGCGCACAGTGCAACTGCAGCTATTGGCATGGGGCCTTTGGCGGATTGTATTTGCCGCACCTGCGCAACGCCGTCTATACCAATCTGATTGCCGCCGACAACGTGCTGGACAAAGTCGCCGGACGGACCGGTGCTTGGGTTACGATCGACGCCGATGACTACGATCTGAATGCACGCAAGGAAATCCGTATCGCCGGGGATAAGCTCATTGGCTTTGTCGCGCCGAACGATGGCGGACACCTGTACGAACTGGACATCCGCAGCATCCGCCACAATCTGTTGGCCACGCTTGATCGCCGTCCCGAACCGTACCACGACAAGGTTCGCGCCGCCGGAGACCAACAACATCAGCAGTCCGAAGTCGCCAGCATCCACGACATGGTTGCGTTCAAACAACCCGACCTGGACAAGAAAATCCAATACGACACGTGGACGCACAAAAGTTTGGTGGACCACTTCTTCCAACCGGGTCTGACCTGGGAACAGGCGCAAAACGGCGTCGGAGAAATGGGCGACTTCGTCTCCGGTGTTTATGAAACGATGTTGCGGCGGTCACCCGAACAAGTCCAAGCCCGCATGTGGCGTCTGGGACGCATGGGACAATACGAGGTCAAAATCACCAAAACGATTTCGCTCGACGTGCACGACGCCGGACAGTTGGACGTGCTTTACGAACTTGAGAACTTGCCGGCCGACCTCCCGATTCATTTCGGCGTCGAATTCAATTTCGCCGGCATGGCGGGTGGTGCTCCGGACCGTTTCTATTACGATGCAGACGGCGCGCAATTGGGGCAACTCGATTCGGTCCAGGACCTCCACGATTGCGGCCGCATAGGCCTGGTCGACGAATGGCTGGGCATGGATGTCACGCTAGAGACCTCGCAACCGAGTTCCCTGTGGGCCTTCCCGATCCAAACAATCAGCCAATCCGAATCCGGATTCGAAATGGTGCACCAAAGTTCGGCAGTCATTCCCCGCTGGGAAATCCTCAATCCCCCCGGCGGTTGCTGGAGCGTGAAGTTATCGATGAACGTCGACACCTCAGCAGCACAAGCGCGGATGTTGAAAGAAGCGGCACTGACCTCGTAG
- the bioD gene encoding dethiobiotin synthase, protein MPPPGLFIAGTDTDIGKTYVTCHIARQLAAGGHVVGAYKPAVSGAGQNAAGQSVWADIEELHAATGKQFPHERICPQRFNAPLAPPSAARAENRTVDAPLLRSGADWWSTQCGFLLIEGAGGLLSPIAEQETVADIAQDLGYPLIVVARLGLGTINHTLLTLEAAAQRGLTVAGIVLNEAVASDHDASVQTNAADLARFTDVPVLATLRHNHAEDIARLGEIDWITLAAI, encoded by the coding sequence ATGCCCCCGCCAGGCCTGTTCATCGCCGGTACCGACACCGACATCGGTAAGACCTATGTGACGTGCCACATCGCCCGCCAGTTGGCTGCGGGGGGCCATGTGGTGGGCGCGTACAAACCGGCCGTCAGTGGGGCAGGGCAGAATGCGGCGGGGCAGTCTGTTTGGGCTGACATCGAGGAACTGCATGCCGCTACGGGTAAGCAGTTTCCTCATGAGCGGATTTGCCCGCAGCGATTCAACGCCCCGTTAGCTCCCCCGTCGGCCGCCAGAGCGGAAAATCGAACGGTCGACGCTCCATTGCTTCGCAGCGGAGCGGACTGGTGGAGCACGCAGTGTGGTTTTCTGCTGATCGAAGGGGCCGGGGGGCTGTTGTCGCCCATCGCTGAACAAGAGACGGTCGCCGATATCGCCCAAGACTTGGGATACCCACTAATAGTCGTGGCACGGCTCGGATTGGGGACGATCAATCACACACTGCTCACGCTCGAAGCGGCAGCCCAGCGCGGTTTGACCGTTGCGGGCATCGTACTCAACGAGGCAGTGGCCTCAGATCACGATGCTTCGGTCCAAACCAACGCCGCCGATTTGGCCCGGTTCACGGACGTCCCGGTGCTGGCGACGCTACGGCACAACCATGCGGAGGATATTGCGCGGTTGGGGGAGATTGATTGGATCACGCTGGCCGCTATTTAA
- a CDS encoding leucine-rich repeat domain-containing protein, which translates to MKTLVRSEDVFLEALDAHDGHLVKALESLWDVRPNHFAPTRVSYACEGDDIVAIDFKWTRLTNETLRHLNHLTCLKQLSIHGAEITDAGMTELIPLQNLEELNLGRTQITDAGMDDLKQLPKLRRLDVSTTEVTDVGLTHIAEFNNLEDCYLNFCREVSDWGLAPLLDIPKLKLLHVHGTRVTSAGAEDFAAARPDCAVIR; encoded by the coding sequence ATGAAGACGTTGGTCCGATCTGAGGATGTGTTTCTAGAGGCGCTCGACGCGCACGACGGCCATCTTGTGAAAGCGCTGGAATCACTGTGGGACGTTCGTCCCAATCATTTCGCACCGACACGTGTGAGCTACGCTTGTGAAGGCGACGACATTGTAGCGATCGATTTTAAGTGGACGCGATTAACCAATGAGACGTTGCGGCATCTCAACCACCTCACCTGCCTCAAGCAGTTGAGTATCCACGGCGCCGAAATTACCGACGCTGGAATGACAGAATTGATTCCGCTTCAGAATCTGGAAGAATTGAATCTCGGTCGCACGCAGATCACCGACGCGGGAATGGACGACCTCAAGCAATTGCCAAAGCTGCGACGGTTGGATGTCAGTACGACTGAGGTCACCGACGTAGGCCTTACACACATCGCCGAATTCAACAACTTAGAAGATTGTTATCTGAATTTTTGCCGGGAAGTCAGCGATTGGGGCTTGGCACCGCTGTTGGATATCCCCAAGCTGAAGTTGTTGCACGTGCACGGTACGCGCGTCACGTCCGCCGGAGCGGAGGATTTTGCGGCGGCCCGACCTGATTGCGCCGTCATCCGTTAA
- a CDS encoding Rid family hydrolase, whose protein sequence is MQQQQPSENPRRDFLSGAVLGLTGGSLAALSPQSAAAADVAAKRTGLYPDGAPSADVGYTPGILAAGQRLVFVSGQGPKDLDADMETQMRQTFDRIGLILKEAGAGFENVVIIRSFFVHLLRDLPIYRKVRQDYLVKPYPASTAVGTTELAIPGLEIEFEAVAII, encoded by the coding sequence GTGCAGCAGCAACAACCATCTGAGAATCCTCGTCGCGACTTTTTGAGCGGAGCGGTGTTGGGCCTGACCGGCGGGTCATTGGCCGCCTTGTCACCGCAATCCGCAGCCGCAGCCGACGTAGCCGCCAAGCGGACGGGACTCTACCCAGACGGCGCGCCTTCGGCCGATGTGGGATATACACCCGGCATCCTCGCCGCAGGCCAACGGTTGGTGTTCGTCTCGGGGCAGGGGCCAAAGGATCTGGATGCCGATATGGAAACCCAGATGCGACAGACCTTTGACCGGATCGGCTTAATTTTAAAAGAGGCGGGCGCCGGATTCGAAAACGTGGTTATCATCCGTTCGTTTTTCGTGCACCTACTCCGCGACCTGCCGATCTACCGCAAGGTCCGCCAGGACTATCTCGTCAAACCATACCCGGCTTCGACAGCGGTAGGCACGACCGAATTGGCGATTCCCGGCTTGGAAATTGAATTCGAAGCGGTCGCGATTATTTGA
- a CDS encoding isochorismatase family protein — protein sequence MRTPLTGFHKVSIVSGLLLVAAFCAGRQVGLSADPPATVVKANASETQPAKARTYRNQLTPLENPQPLLADYPDYVAPVIESRRFEAPILIDEPGADLSLRAWRFSYNARGIVEVPNRILAERTAVIMVHPWGIDDGQGWKTPEPAGVADFCTVEKNELAGRHTAEVVNPLLKRLRDRVNLVLYSMRGGEHPAHTPVYRSIRHRPTAQEHAAGMVALRKILQDFDYSGQPLPAEIAISGDHAFKDYFRQFPGIDAAAKYNHEGFWDLPIPICSAVDVDLDDVVYYDNDGYPGLRDFLKAQGVQHVILTGYATDMCFCSTTAGYENLSRDFNVFLVGDATLATFPANDTPRYATNAHISYASLNQFITQCSWIQLDER from the coding sequence ATGAGAACTCCCCTGACTGGTTTTCACAAAGTATCCATCGTGAGCGGTCTGTTGCTGGTCGCCGCTTTTTGTGCCGGACGACAAGTCGGCCTCTCCGCCGATCCACCGGCCACCGTCGTCAAAGCCAACGCGTCGGAAACGCAACCGGCCAAAGCGCGGACCTACCGCAATCAATTGACGCCGTTGGAAAATCCGCAACCACTGTTGGCCGACTATCCCGATTACGTCGCACCGGTGATCGAGTCCCGACGGTTCGAAGCACCCATCTTGATCGATGAACCCGGCGCGGACTTGTCTTTGCGGGCCTGGCGATTTTCCTACAACGCCCGTGGCATTGTCGAAGTCCCTAACCGAATTCTAGCGGAGCGGACCGCTGTGATCATGGTCCATCCCTGGGGGATCGACGATGGACAAGGCTGGAAGACGCCCGAGCCGGCTGGCGTGGCTGACTTTTGTACCGTAGAGAAAAACGAACTCGCCGGCCGCCATACCGCAGAGGTCGTCAATCCGTTGCTAAAACGATTACGCGACCGCGTGAATTTAGTGCTCTATAGTATGCGCGGCGGCGAACACCCGGCGCACACGCCGGTGTACCGCAGCATCCGGCATCGCCCGACCGCCCAAGAACACGCCGCCGGAATGGTTGCCTTACGGAAGATTCTCCAGGACTTCGACTACAGCGGCCAACCCTTGCCCGCGGAAATCGCCATTTCCGGTGACCATGCATTCAAAGACTATTTTCGGCAGTTCCCCGGGATCGATGCGGCGGCGAAGTACAACCACGAGGGCTTCTGGGATCTCCCGATTCCCATCTGCAGCGCCGTCGATGTGGATCTGGACGACGTGGTCTACTACGACAATGATGGTTACCCCGGGCTGCGGGACTTTCTCAAAGCCCAGGGCGTACAGCATGTGATTTTAACCGGCTATGCTACAGATATGTGTTTCTGTTCGACAACCGCTGGTTACGAAAACCTCTCGCGCGACTTCAACGTCTTTTTAGTGGGAGATGCGACCTTGGCCACCTTCCCGGCAAACGATACGCCGCGGTATGCCACCAATGCCCACATTTCCTATGCATCGCTGAATCAGTTCATTACCCAATGCTCATGGATTCAGCTCGACGAGAGATAA
- a CDS encoding DUF4962 domain-containing protein: MQHPRLYFTAADLPRLRKLRDSGMHAKIWANLTRSADWCRQQPPRTEWIPTLADDPQYENLYDRFYAAMHDMAIIEHLAFASVLSDPDDDPYFESAKAWLLAGSRVWKHEADNKPDASKAYAVLRVMKSLAVGYDLLYDQLTAAERQEVRDCLTAVCGAYFKFFQDPVAAGAGYNKHHGSVDAAPQGIVALALLGEVPAADAWLEQMIQKHVDYLLPHALTPSGTSDQTSNFWASTLHYRIFFMDALRRVTGRDLFREFPDSTPGRMALAAIAGRQPLQQIAQYNEANRNVLFGPSYGQLDYWSPVLVFLAREQQRPIYQYLAGWDESLGGLQRSRYITPTKKEELLFSFGGYVYLWYDPTIPAVVEPNLPRSFEFPEPEVNEAYLRDSYTAGDIVVGFKKGGLIVHAGGRPVLVDMLETNDVNKPAEPIEEMLVADDGRLAKIRCVGPKAAGIGEQKIELHRPGRLKIRRQATKPLTWWLAGKPAREGNTFSWPDGTTVTISTGTISNFDERGFVETKTHYAGMKYADPLPMVYPTVTVQPDQDLVEIEITSQTPPPEKTPTQLQEQK, translated from the coding sequence ATGCAGCACCCACGTCTGTATTTCACCGCGGCCGATCTACCGCGATTGCGCAAGCTGCGCGATTCGGGGATGCACGCGAAAATCTGGGCTAACTTGACTCGCTCCGCTGATTGGTGTCGGCAACAACCTCCCCGCACAGAGTGGATTCCCACGCTGGCCGACGATCCCCAATACGAAAACCTATACGACCGCTTCTATGCTGCTATGCACGACATGGCGATCATCGAGCATCTGGCCTTTGCGTCGGTGTTGTCCGATCCGGACGACGATCCCTATTTCGAATCGGCCAAAGCTTGGTTGCTGGCCGGCAGCCGGGTTTGGAAACATGAAGCCGACAACAAACCCGATGCCAGCAAGGCCTACGCTGTGCTCCGCGTGATGAAAAGTCTCGCCGTTGGCTACGATCTGCTCTACGACCAACTGACCGCAGCGGAACGACAAGAGGTCCGCGACTGCCTGACCGCCGTGTGTGGTGCCTATTTCAAGTTTTTCCAAGATCCGGTCGCGGCTGGTGCGGGGTACAACAAACACCACGGTAGCGTCGATGCCGCTCCGCAAGGAATTGTCGCCTTGGCACTGTTGGGCGAAGTCCCCGCAGCCGACGCGTGGCTGGAGCAAATGATTCAAAAGCACGTCGATTACCTCTTACCGCACGCACTGACGCCCAGCGGCACAAGCGACCAGACATCAAATTTCTGGGCCTCCACACTCCACTATCGCATCTTTTTTATGGATGCACTACGTCGCGTCACCGGGCGGGACTTGTTTCGCGAATTTCCCGATTCTACTCCGGGCCGCATGGCGTTGGCTGCCATCGCCGGAAGGCAACCGTTACAGCAAATAGCACAGTACAACGAAGCGAATCGCAACGTGCTGTTTGGGCCATCGTATGGGCAACTCGACTATTGGTCCCCCGTGTTGGTCTTTCTGGCCCGCGAGCAACAACGGCCGATCTATCAGTACCTAGCGGGCTGGGATGAATCACTTGGCGGGTTACAACGTTCTCGCTATATCACGCCGACCAAAAAAGAGGAATTGCTGTTCAGTTTTGGTGGATACGTCTACCTGTGGTACGACCCAACCATCCCGGCTGTCGTTGAACCGAATCTACCGCGATCCTTCGAGTTTCCTGAACCGGAGGTGAACGAAGCGTACCTGCGCGATTCCTACACCGCCGGGGATATCGTTGTGGGCTTCAAAAAAGGAGGCCTCATCGTGCATGCCGGAGGGCGGCCGGTGTTGGTCGATATGCTAGAGACTAACGACGTTAATAAACCCGCAGAGCCAATCGAAGAAATGCTTGTGGCCGACGACGGTCGACTGGCGAAGATCCGCTGCGTAGGGCCGAAAGCCGCGGGGATCGGTGAACAGAAAATCGAGCTGCACCGGCCCGGCCGCTTGAAGATTCGCCGCCAAGCGACCAAACCACTTACGTGGTGGTTGGCCGGAAAACCGGCGCGCGAAGGAAATACGTTCTCCTGGCCGGACGGAACGACGGTGACAATTTCAACCGGAACAATCAGCAACTTTGACGAGCGGGGTTTCGTGGAGACCAAAACCCATTATGCTGGAATGAAATATGCCGATCCGCTGCCGATGGTTTATCCGACGGTCACCGTGCAGCCCGATCAGGATCTTGTGGAAATCGAAATCACGTCGCAGACCCCGCCCCCTGAAAAAACACCGACTCAGCTGCAGGAGCAAAAATAA
- a CDS encoding N,N-dimethylformamidase beta subunit family domain-containing protein has protein sequence MRQLMSSMLIVSCLFAGLLTTLPASAQETPEAASRRSLIVEENKLPGATDWQLTRVRPDNQGHRTPWIEGYCTRQSVKAGESIEIMVSSDPPQPFKIEVFRMGYYSGRGARLMTTLGPFEGQTQPVPAPGEKNLHECRWAATTQLTIPDDWLSGVYLGRLTTLPPEADRPYWQSYVVFVVRDDRPADILFQCSDNTWQAYNQWPSNYSIYTHPKGVQGPWADVSFDRPYGREAQYNGVVNDPLTFGSGEFLPLEFPLAYWLEKHGYDVTYCCNSDMLTPEHGLKCKSFISVGHDEYWDIRQFRSVEKMRDSGVDLLFLSGNSICWVTPFRASSDGRENRIIFRGGPYGAKNDYALLRERLHGPFPEHGPDEGLLMGARNVEPVNGGGDWTITKPEHWIFAGTNVKAGDRIPGLIGWEYHGAPAKIPGLEIVAAGTAFQGGENPQQWTATIYPGPKDNFVFNAATIFWAQGLSSPPGHTLPWSHFSRPHGPDPRVQQITHNLLQRAIDGKQ, from the coding sequence ATGCGTCAACTGATGTCTTCCATGCTGATCGTTTCGTGCCTATTCGCGGGGCTGTTGACGACGTTGCCGGCCTCCGCTCAGGAGACACCAGAGGCGGCATCGCGCCGCTCATTGATCGTTGAGGAAAACAAACTCCCCGGCGCAACCGATTGGCAATTGACCCGCGTGCGCCCCGACAATCAGGGGCATCGTACGCCCTGGATCGAAGGGTATTGCACGCGACAAAGCGTCAAAGCGGGCGAGTCGATCGAAATCATGGTCTCCAGCGATCCGCCGCAGCCTTTCAAAATCGAAGTCTTCCGGATGGGCTATTACAGCGGACGTGGTGCTAGGTTAATGACCACGCTCGGCCCGTTCGAGGGGCAAACGCAGCCCGTCCCGGCGCCGGGAGAAAAGAACCTGCATGAATGCCGTTGGGCGGCGACAACACAACTGACGATTCCCGACGATTGGTTGAGCGGCGTCTATCTGGGCCGCTTGACCACCTTGCCTCCCGAAGCGGACCGGCCGTATTGGCAAAGTTACGTAGTCTTTGTTGTTCGCGACGATCGCCCGGCGGATATTCTGTTTCAATGTTCCGACAATACCTGGCAAGCGTACAACCAATGGCCGAGCAATTATTCGATCTACACGCATCCCAAAGGCGTCCAAGGCCCGTGGGCCGACGTCAGTTTCGATCGCCCCTACGGCCGCGAAGCGCAATACAACGGCGTAGTCAACGATCCGCTCACATTCGGATCGGGCGAGTTTTTGCCCTTGGAGTTTCCACTCGCCTACTGGCTCGAAAAGCATGGCTACGATGTGACATATTGTTGTAACAGCGACATGCTCACCCCCGAACATGGATTGAAATGCAAGTCCTTTATCAGCGTCGGGCACGATGAATACTGGGACATTCGGCAGTTTCGCAGTGTTGAGAAGATGCGAGATTCCGGTGTGGATTTATTGTTTCTTTCGGGCAATTCCATCTGTTGGGTCACGCCATTTCGCGCCAGCAGCGATGGGCGGGAGAATCGCATTATCTTTCGCGGAGGGCCCTACGGGGCGAAGAACGATTACGCACTCCTGCGCGAGCGACTGCACGGCCCGTTTCCCGAACACGGCCCGGACGAGGGCCTGTTGATGGGGGCGCGAAATGTCGAACCGGTGAATGGCGGGGGAGACTGGACGATTACCAAACCCGAGCATTGGATCTTCGCCGGAACCAACGTCAAAGCGGGCGATCGAATTCCTGGATTGATCGGTTGGGAATACCACGGTGCGCCGGCCAAGATTCCCGGCTTGGAAATCGTCGCCGCGGGAACCGCTTTTCAAGGAGGCGAGAACCCCCAACAGTGGACAGCCACGATCTATCCCGGTCCCAAAGACAACTTCGTATTCAACGCCGCCACCATTTTTTGGGCGCAAGGACTCAGCTCACCGCCGGGACACACGCTGCCCTGGTCGCATTTCAGTCGCCCCCACGGTCCCGATCCCCGCGTCCAACAGATTACGCACAATCTGCTCCAGCGGGCAATTGATGGAAAACAGTGA